A genomic stretch from Dama dama isolate Ldn47 chromosome 10, ASM3311817v1, whole genome shotgun sequence includes:
- the AP4M1 gene encoding AP-4 complex subunit mu-1 isoform X3, with translation MISQFFILSSKGDPLIYKDFRGDSGGRDVAELFYRKLTGLPGDESPVVMHHDDRHFIHIRHSGLYLVATTSENISPFSLLELLSRLATLLGDYCGSLGEATISRNVALVYELLDEVLDYGYVQTTSTEVLRNFIQTEAVISKPFSLFDLSSVGLFGAETQQSKVAPSSAASRPVLSSRSDQSQKNEVFLDVVERLSVLIASNGSLLKVDVQGEIRLKSFLPSGSEMRIGLTEEFCVGKSELRGYGPGIRVDEVSFHSSVYLDEFESHRILRLQPPQGELTVMRYQLSDDLPSPLPFRLFPSVQWDRGSGRLQVYLKLRCDLPPKSQALNVRLHLPLPRGVVSLSQELSSPEQKAELAEGALRWDLPRVQGGSQLSGLFQMDVPGLPGPPGQGPSASAPLGLGPASLSFELPRHTCSGLQCSPPRA, from the exons ATGATTTCCCAGTTCTTCATTCTGTCCTCCAAGGGGGACCCGCTCATCTACAAGGACT TCCGCGGAGACAGCGGCGGCCGGGATGTGGCCGAGCTCTTCTACCGGAAGCTGACGGGACTGCCTGGAGACGAGTCTCCGGTTGTCATG CACCACGATGACCGGCACTTCATTCACATCAGACACAGCGGTCTCTACTTGGTGGCCACTACTTCAGAAAACATTTCTCCCTTCAGCCTCCTGGAGCTGCTCTCCCG GCTGGCCACTCTCCTGGGTGACTACTGTGGCTCCCTAGGGGAGGCGACCATCTCTCGCAACGTGGCTCTGGTCTACGAACTCCTGGATGAAGTGCTG GACTATGGCTACGTACAGACCACATCCACGGAGGTGCTGAGGAACTTCATCCAAACAGAGGCTGTGATCAGCAAACCCTTCAGCCTCTTTGATCTCAGCAGCGTTGGCTTG TTTGGGGCCGAAACGCAACAGAGCAAAGTGGCCCCCAGCAGTGCAGCCAGCCGGCCTGTCCTGTCCAGCCGCTCTGaccag AGTCAAAAGAACGAAGTGTTTTTGGACGTGGTCGAGAGATTATCCGTACTGATAGCCTCTAAT GGCTCGCTGCTCAAGGTGGATGTGCAGGGAGAGATCCGGCTCAAGAGCTTTCTGCCCAGTGGCTCAG AGATGCGCATCGGCTTGACCGAGGAGTTTTGTGTGGGGAAGTCCGAACTGAGAG gcTATGGGCCGGGAATTCGGGTGGATGAGGTCTCCTTTCACAGCTCAGTGTACCTGGATGAGTTTGAATCTCATCGGATCCTCCGTCTGCAGCCCCCTCAGGGTGAG CTGACTGTGATGAGGTACCAACTCTCAGATGacctcccctccccgctccccttCCGGCTCTTTCCCTCTGTGCAGTGGGACCGAGGCTCAGGCAG GCTCCAGGTTTATTTGAAGTTACGTTGTGACCTGCCCCCAAAGAG CCAGGCTCTCAACGTCAGGCTGCACCTTCCCCTGCCTCGAGGGGTGGTCAG CCTGTCTCAGGAGCTGAGCAGCCCAGAGCAGAAGGCAGAACTGGCGGAGGGAGCCCTTCGCTGGGACCTGCCTCGGGTGCAAGGAGGCTCTCAGCTCTCAGGCCTCTTCCAG ATGGACGTCCCGGGCCTCCCTGGGCCTCCCGGCCAAGGCCCCTCCGCCTCGGCTCCCCTGGGGCTGGGCCCTGCCAGCCTCTCCTTCGAGCTTCCCCGGCACACGTGCTCCGGCCTCCAG TGCTCCCCTCCCAGGGCCTAA
- the AP4M1 gene encoding AP-4 complex subunit mu-1 isoform X2 has translation MISQFFILSSKGDPLIYKDFRGDSGGRDVAELFYRKLTGLPGDESPVVMHHDDRHFIHIRHSGLYLVATTSENISPFSLLELLSRLATLLGDYCGSLGEATISRNVALVYELLDEVLDYGYVQTTSTEVLRNFIQTEAVISKPFSLFDLSSVGLFGAETQQSKVAPSSAASRPVLSSRSDQSQKNEVFLDVVERLSVLIASNGSLLKVDVQGEIRLKSFLPSGSEMRIGLTEEFCVGKSELRGYGPGIRVDEVSFHSSVYLDEFESHRILRLQPPQGELTVMRYQLSDDLPSPLPFRLFPSVQWDRGSGRLQVYLKLRCDLPPKSLSQELSSPEQKAELAEGALRWDLPRVQGGSQLSGLFQMDVPGLPGPPGQGPSASAPLGLGPASLSFELPRHTCSGLQVRFLRLAFRPCGSASPHKWVRHLSHSDAYVIRI, from the exons ATGATTTCCCAGTTCTTCATTCTGTCCTCCAAGGGGGACCCGCTCATCTACAAGGACT TCCGCGGAGACAGCGGCGGCCGGGATGTGGCCGAGCTCTTCTACCGGAAGCTGACGGGACTGCCTGGAGACGAGTCTCCGGTTGTCATG CACCACGATGACCGGCACTTCATTCACATCAGACACAGCGGTCTCTACTTGGTGGCCACTACTTCAGAAAACATTTCTCCCTTCAGCCTCCTGGAGCTGCTCTCCCG GCTGGCCACTCTCCTGGGTGACTACTGTGGCTCCCTAGGGGAGGCGACCATCTCTCGCAACGTGGCTCTGGTCTACGAACTCCTGGATGAAGTGCTG GACTATGGCTACGTACAGACCACATCCACGGAGGTGCTGAGGAACTTCATCCAAACAGAGGCTGTGATCAGCAAACCCTTCAGCCTCTTTGATCTCAGCAGCGTTGGCTTG TTTGGGGCCGAAACGCAACAGAGCAAAGTGGCCCCCAGCAGTGCAGCCAGCCGGCCTGTCCTGTCCAGCCGCTCTGaccag AGTCAAAAGAACGAAGTGTTTTTGGACGTGGTCGAGAGATTATCCGTACTGATAGCCTCTAAT GGCTCGCTGCTCAAGGTGGATGTGCAGGGAGAGATCCGGCTCAAGAGCTTTCTGCCCAGTGGCTCAG AGATGCGCATCGGCTTGACCGAGGAGTTTTGTGTGGGGAAGTCCGAACTGAGAG gcTATGGGCCGGGAATTCGGGTGGATGAGGTCTCCTTTCACAGCTCAGTGTACCTGGATGAGTTTGAATCTCATCGGATCCTCCGTCTGCAGCCCCCTCAGGGTGAG CTGACTGTGATGAGGTACCAACTCTCAGATGacctcccctccccgctccccttCCGGCTCTTTCCCTCTGTGCAGTGGGACCGAGGCTCAGGCAG GCTCCAGGTTTATTTGAAGTTACGTTGTGACCTGCCCCCAAAGAG CCTGTCTCAGGAGCTGAGCAGCCCAGAGCAGAAGGCAGAACTGGCGGAGGGAGCCCTTCGCTGGGACCTGCCTCGGGTGCAAGGAGGCTCTCAGCTCTCAGGCCTCTTCCAG ATGGACGTCCCGGGCCTCCCTGGGCCTCCCGGCCAAGGCCCCTCCGCCTCGGCTCCCCTGGGGCTGGGCCCTGCCAGCCTCTCCTTCGAGCTTCCCCGGCACACGTGCTCCGGCCTCCAGGTCCGCTTTCTCAGGCTGGCGTTCAGACCCTGCGGCAGCGCCAGCCCACACAAGTGGGTGCGACACCTAAGCCACAGCGACGCTTACGTCATTCGGATATGA
- the AP4M1 gene encoding AP-4 complex subunit mu-1 isoform X1, with translation MISQFFILSSKGDPLIYKDFRGDSGGRDVAELFYRKLTGLPGDESPVVMHHDDRHFIHIRHSGLYLVATTSENISPFSLLELLSRLATLLGDYCGSLGEATISRNVALVYELLDEVLDYGYVQTTSTEVLRNFIQTEAVISKPFSLFDLSSVGLFGAETQQSKVAPSSAASRPVLSSRSDQSQKNEVFLDVVERLSVLIASNGSLLKVDVQGEIRLKSFLPSGSEMRIGLTEEFCVGKSELRGYGPGIRVDEVSFHSSVYLDEFESHRILRLQPPQGELTVMRYQLSDDLPSPLPFRLFPSVQWDRGSGRLQVYLKLRCDLPPKSQALNVRLHLPLPRGVVSLSQELSSPEQKAELAEGALRWDLPRVQGGSQLSGLFQMDVPGLPGPPGQGPSASAPLGLGPASLSFELPRHTCSGLQVRFLRLAFRPCGSASPHKWVRHLSHSDAYVIRI, from the exons ATGATTTCCCAGTTCTTCATTCTGTCCTCCAAGGGGGACCCGCTCATCTACAAGGACT TCCGCGGAGACAGCGGCGGCCGGGATGTGGCCGAGCTCTTCTACCGGAAGCTGACGGGACTGCCTGGAGACGAGTCTCCGGTTGTCATG CACCACGATGACCGGCACTTCATTCACATCAGACACAGCGGTCTCTACTTGGTGGCCACTACTTCAGAAAACATTTCTCCCTTCAGCCTCCTGGAGCTGCTCTCCCG GCTGGCCACTCTCCTGGGTGACTACTGTGGCTCCCTAGGGGAGGCGACCATCTCTCGCAACGTGGCTCTGGTCTACGAACTCCTGGATGAAGTGCTG GACTATGGCTACGTACAGACCACATCCACGGAGGTGCTGAGGAACTTCATCCAAACAGAGGCTGTGATCAGCAAACCCTTCAGCCTCTTTGATCTCAGCAGCGTTGGCTTG TTTGGGGCCGAAACGCAACAGAGCAAAGTGGCCCCCAGCAGTGCAGCCAGCCGGCCTGTCCTGTCCAGCCGCTCTGaccag AGTCAAAAGAACGAAGTGTTTTTGGACGTGGTCGAGAGATTATCCGTACTGATAGCCTCTAAT GGCTCGCTGCTCAAGGTGGATGTGCAGGGAGAGATCCGGCTCAAGAGCTTTCTGCCCAGTGGCTCAG AGATGCGCATCGGCTTGACCGAGGAGTTTTGTGTGGGGAAGTCCGAACTGAGAG gcTATGGGCCGGGAATTCGGGTGGATGAGGTCTCCTTTCACAGCTCAGTGTACCTGGATGAGTTTGAATCTCATCGGATCCTCCGTCTGCAGCCCCCTCAGGGTGAG CTGACTGTGATGAGGTACCAACTCTCAGATGacctcccctccccgctccccttCCGGCTCTTTCCCTCTGTGCAGTGGGACCGAGGCTCAGGCAG GCTCCAGGTTTATTTGAAGTTACGTTGTGACCTGCCCCCAAAGAG CCAGGCTCTCAACGTCAGGCTGCACCTTCCCCTGCCTCGAGGGGTGGTCAG CCTGTCTCAGGAGCTGAGCAGCCCAGAGCAGAAGGCAGAACTGGCGGAGGGAGCCCTTCGCTGGGACCTGCCTCGGGTGCAAGGAGGCTCTCAGCTCTCAGGCCTCTTCCAG ATGGACGTCCCGGGCCTCCCTGGGCCTCCCGGCCAAGGCCCCTCCGCCTCGGCTCCCCTGGGGCTGGGCCCTGCCAGCCTCTCCTTCGAGCTTCCCCGGCACACGTGCTCCGGCCTCCAGGTCCGCTTTCTCAGGCTGGCGTTCAGACCCTGCGGCAGCGCCAGCCCACACAAGTGGGTGCGACACCTAAGCCACAGCGACGCTTACGTCATTCGGATATGA
- the MCM7 gene encoding DNA replication licensing factor MCM7 isoform X3, with product MALKDYVLEKEKVKKFLQEFYQDEESGKKQFKYGNQLVQLAHREQVAMYVDLDDIAEDDPELVDSICENTKRYARLFADAVQELLPQYKEREVVNKDVLDVYIEHRLMMEQRSRDPGAARSPQNQYPPELMRRFELYFQGPSSSKPRVIREVRADSVGKLVTVRGIVTRVSEVKPRMVVATYTCDQCGAETYQPIQSPTFMPLIMCPSQECQTNRSGGRLYLQTRGSKFIKFQEMKMQEHGLLSETYLEAHRIVKMSKSEEDESAAGELSREELRQIAEEDFYEKLAASIAPEIYGHEDVKKALLLLLVGGVDQSPRGMKIRGNINICLMGDPGVAKSQLLSYIDRLAPRSQYTTGRGSSGVGLTAAVLRDSVSGELTLEGGALVLADQGVCCIDEFDKMAEADRTAIHEVMEQQTISIAKAGILTTLNARCSILAAANPAYGRYNPRRSLEQNIQLPAALLSRFDLLWLIQDRPDRDNDLRLAQHITYVHQHSRQPPAQFEPLDMKLMRRYIAMCREKQPAVPESLADYITAAYVEMRREAWASKDATYTSARTLLAILRLSTALARLRMVDTVEKEDVNEAIRLMEMSKDSLLGDKGQTARTQRPADVIFATVRELVSEGQSVRFSEAEQRCISRGFTPAQFQAALDEYEELNVWQVNTARTRITFV from the exons ATGGCACTTAAGGACTACGTGCTCGAGAAAG AAAAAGTGAAGAAGTTCCTACAAGAGTTTTACCAGGATGAAGAATCTGGCAAGAAGCAGTTCAAGTATGGGAACCAGTTG GTTCAACTGGCTCATCGGGAGCAAGTGGCCATGTACGTAGACCTAGATGACATTGCTGAGGATGACCCTGAGCTGGTGGACTCAATTTGTGAGAACACCAAGCGCTATGCCAGGCTCTTCGCTGATGCTGTTCAAGAGCTGCTGCCTCAATAcaaggagagggag gTAGTAAATAAAGATGTTCTGGATGTTTACATTGAGCACCGGCTAATGATGGAACAGCGGAGCCGTGACCCGGGGGCAGCCCGAAGCCCTCAAAACCAGTACCCTCCTGAGCTCATGCGCAGATT TGAGCTGTATTTTCAAGGCCCCAGCAGTAGCAAGCCTCGTGTGATCCGGGAAGTACGGGCTGACTCTGTGGGGAAACTAGTAACAGTGCGTGGAATTGTCACTCGTGTCTCTGAAGTCAAACCAAGAATGGTGGTGGCCACTTACACTTGCGACCAGTGCGGGGCGGAAACCTACCAGCCG ATCCAATCTCCTACTTTCATGCCTCTGATCATGTGCCCGAGTCAGGAGTGCCAGACCAACCGCTCGGGAGGCCGACTGTACCTCCAGACTCGTGGCTCCAAATTCAtcaaattccaggagatgaagATGCAGGAACAT GGTTTACTCTCAGAAACTTACCTGGAAGCCCATCGGattgtgaaaatgagtaagaGTGAGGAGGATGAGTCTGCGGCCGGAGAGCTGAGCAGGGAGGAGCTGAGGCAAATCGCAG AGGAGGATTTCTATGAAAAGTTGGCGGCCTCCATCGCCCCAGAGATATACGGGCACGAAGATGTGAAGAAGGCATTGCTGCTCCTGCTTGTGGGAGGGGTGGACCAGTCTCCTCGAGGCATGAAAATCAGGG gcAACATCAACATCTGCCTGATGGGGGACCCTGGTGTGGCCAAGTCTCAGCTCCTGTCTTACATTGACCGCCTGGCCCCCCGCA GCCAGTACACGACAGGCCGTGGCTCCTCCGGGGTGGGCCTCACGGCAGCTGTGCTGAGAGACTCTGTGAGTGGCGAGCTGACCTTGGAGGGCGGGGCCCTGGTGCTGGCCGACCAGGGAGTGTGCTGCATTGACGAGTTTGACAAGATGGCAGAGGCCGACCGCACGGCCATCCATGAGGTCATGGAGCAGCAGACCATCTCCATCGCCAAGGCGGGCATTCTCACGACGCTCAATGCCCGCTGCTCCATCCTGGCTGCCGCCAACCCTGCCTACGGCCGCTACAACCCTCGCCGCAGCCTGGAGCAAAATATACAGCTTCCTGCAGCATTGCTTTCCAGATTTGACCTCCTCTGGCTGATCCAGGACCGGCCCGACCGAGACAATGACCTGAG GTTGGCCCAGCACATCACCTACGTGCACCAGCACAGCCGGCAGCCCCCCGCCCAGTTTGAGCCTTTGGACATGAAACTGATGAG GCGGTACATAGCTATGTGCCGGGAGAAGCAGCCCGCGGTGCCAGAGTCTCTGGCCGACTACATCACGGCGGCGTACGTGGAGATGAGGCGAGAGGCTTGGGCCAGTAAGGACGCCACCTACACTTCGGCCCGGACTCTGCTGGCTATCCTGCGACTATCCACCGCTCTG GCACGTCTGCGAATGGTGGACACTGTGGAGAAGGAAGATGTGAATGAAGCCATACGGCTGATGGAGATGTCCAAGGACTCACTGCTGGGTGACAAGGGGCAGACAGCTAG gacccagagaccagcAGATGTGATATTTGCCACAGTCCGTGAGTTGGTCTCGGAGGGCCAGAGTGTCCGGTTTTCCGAGGCAGAGCAGCGCTGCATCTCTCGTGGCTTCACACCTGCTCAGTTCCAGGCGGCCCTGGATGAGTATGAGGAGCTCAACGTCTGGCAGGTCAACACTGCCCGGACACGGATCACTTTTGTGTGA
- the MCM7 gene encoding DNA replication licensing factor MCM7 isoform X1, whose amino-acid sequence MALKDYVLEKEKVKKFLQEFYQDEESGKKQFKYGNQLVQLAHREQVAMYVDLDDIAEDDPELVDSICENTKRYARLFADAVQELLPQYKEREVVNKDVLDVYIEHRLMMEQRSRDPGAARSPQNQYPPELMRRFELYFQGPSSSKPRVIREVRADSVGKLVTVRGIVTRVSEVKPRMVVATYTCDQCGAETYQPIQSPTFMPLIMCPSQECQTNRSGGRLYLQTRGSKFIKFQEMKMQEHSDQVPVGNIPRSITVLVEGENTRIAQPGDHVSVTGIFLPILRAGFRQMVQGLLSETYLEAHRIVKMSKSEEDESAAGELSREELRQIAEEDFYEKLAASIAPEIYGHEDVKKALLLLLVGGVDQSPRGMKIRGNINICLMGDPGVAKSQLLSYIDRLAPRSQYTTGRGSSGVGLTAAVLRDSVSGELTLEGGALVLADQGVCCIDEFDKMAEADRTAIHEVMEQQTISIAKAGILTTLNARCSILAAANPAYGRYNPRRSLEQNIQLPAALLSRFDLLWLIQDRPDRDNDLRLAQHITYVHQHSRQPPAQFEPLDMKLMRRYIAMCREKQPAVPESLADYITAAYVEMRREAWASKDATYTSARTLLAILRLSTALARLRMVDTVEKEDVNEAIRLMEMSKDSLLGDKGQTARTQRPADVIFATVRELVSEGQSVRFSEAEQRCISRGFTPAQFQAALDEYEELNVWQVNTARTRITFV is encoded by the exons ATGGCACTTAAGGACTACGTGCTCGAGAAAG AAAAAGTGAAGAAGTTCCTACAAGAGTTTTACCAGGATGAAGAATCTGGCAAGAAGCAGTTCAAGTATGGGAACCAGTTG GTTCAACTGGCTCATCGGGAGCAAGTGGCCATGTACGTAGACCTAGATGACATTGCTGAGGATGACCCTGAGCTGGTGGACTCAATTTGTGAGAACACCAAGCGCTATGCCAGGCTCTTCGCTGATGCTGTTCAAGAGCTGCTGCCTCAATAcaaggagagggag gTAGTAAATAAAGATGTTCTGGATGTTTACATTGAGCACCGGCTAATGATGGAACAGCGGAGCCGTGACCCGGGGGCAGCCCGAAGCCCTCAAAACCAGTACCCTCCTGAGCTCATGCGCAGATT TGAGCTGTATTTTCAAGGCCCCAGCAGTAGCAAGCCTCGTGTGATCCGGGAAGTACGGGCTGACTCTGTGGGGAAACTAGTAACAGTGCGTGGAATTGTCACTCGTGTCTCTGAAGTCAAACCAAGAATGGTGGTGGCCACTTACACTTGCGACCAGTGCGGGGCGGAAACCTACCAGCCG ATCCAATCTCCTACTTTCATGCCTCTGATCATGTGCCCGAGTCAGGAGTGCCAGACCAACCGCTCGGGAGGCCGACTGTACCTCCAGACTCGTGGCTCCAAATTCAtcaaattccaggagatgaagATGCAGGAACAT AGCGACCAAGTGCCAGTGGGAAACATCCCTCGCAGCATCACGGTGCTGGTAGAAGGAGAGAACACAAGGATTGCCCAGCCTGGGGACCATGTCAGCGTTACCGGCATCTTCCTGCCGATCCTGCGCGCTGGGTTCCGACAGATGGTCCAG GGTTTACTCTCAGAAACTTACCTGGAAGCCCATCGGattgtgaaaatgagtaagaGTGAGGAGGATGAGTCTGCGGCCGGAGAGCTGAGCAGGGAGGAGCTGAGGCAAATCGCAG AGGAGGATTTCTATGAAAAGTTGGCGGCCTCCATCGCCCCAGAGATATACGGGCACGAAGATGTGAAGAAGGCATTGCTGCTCCTGCTTGTGGGAGGGGTGGACCAGTCTCCTCGAGGCATGAAAATCAGGG gcAACATCAACATCTGCCTGATGGGGGACCCTGGTGTGGCCAAGTCTCAGCTCCTGTCTTACATTGACCGCCTGGCCCCCCGCA GCCAGTACACGACAGGCCGTGGCTCCTCCGGGGTGGGCCTCACGGCAGCTGTGCTGAGAGACTCTGTGAGTGGCGAGCTGACCTTGGAGGGCGGGGCCCTGGTGCTGGCCGACCAGGGAGTGTGCTGCATTGACGAGTTTGACAAGATGGCAGAGGCCGACCGCACGGCCATCCATGAGGTCATGGAGCAGCAGACCATCTCCATCGCCAAGGCGGGCATTCTCACGACGCTCAATGCCCGCTGCTCCATCCTGGCTGCCGCCAACCCTGCCTACGGCCGCTACAACCCTCGCCGCAGCCTGGAGCAAAATATACAGCTTCCTGCAGCATTGCTTTCCAGATTTGACCTCCTCTGGCTGATCCAGGACCGGCCCGACCGAGACAATGACCTGAG GTTGGCCCAGCACATCACCTACGTGCACCAGCACAGCCGGCAGCCCCCCGCCCAGTTTGAGCCTTTGGACATGAAACTGATGAG GCGGTACATAGCTATGTGCCGGGAGAAGCAGCCCGCGGTGCCAGAGTCTCTGGCCGACTACATCACGGCGGCGTACGTGGAGATGAGGCGAGAGGCTTGGGCCAGTAAGGACGCCACCTACACTTCGGCCCGGACTCTGCTGGCTATCCTGCGACTATCCACCGCTCTG GCACGTCTGCGAATGGTGGACACTGTGGAGAAGGAAGATGTGAATGAAGCCATACGGCTGATGGAGATGTCCAAGGACTCACTGCTGGGTGACAAGGGGCAGACAGCTAG gacccagagaccagcAGATGTGATATTTGCCACAGTCCGTGAGTTGGTCTCGGAGGGCCAGAGTGTCCGGTTTTCCGAGGCAGAGCAGCGCTGCATCTCTCGTGGCTTCACACCTGCTCAGTTCCAGGCGGCCCTGGATGAGTATGAGGAGCTCAACGTCTGGCAGGTCAACACTGCCCGGACACGGATCACTTTTGTGTGA
- the MCM7 gene encoding DNA replication licensing factor MCM7 isoform X2, whose product MYVDLDDIAEDDPELVDSICENTKRYARLFADAVQELLPQYKEREVVNKDVLDVYIEHRLMMEQRSRDPGAARSPQNQYPPELMRRFELYFQGPSSSKPRVIREVRADSVGKLVTVRGIVTRVSEVKPRMVVATYTCDQCGAETYQPIQSPTFMPLIMCPSQECQTNRSGGRLYLQTRGSKFIKFQEMKMQEHSDQVPVGNIPRSITVLVEGENTRIAQPGDHVSVTGIFLPILRAGFRQMVQGLLSETYLEAHRIVKMSKSEEDESAAGELSREELRQIAEEDFYEKLAASIAPEIYGHEDVKKALLLLLVGGVDQSPRGMKIRGNINICLMGDPGVAKSQLLSYIDRLAPRSQYTTGRGSSGVGLTAAVLRDSVSGELTLEGGALVLADQGVCCIDEFDKMAEADRTAIHEVMEQQTISIAKAGILTTLNARCSILAAANPAYGRYNPRRSLEQNIQLPAALLSRFDLLWLIQDRPDRDNDLRLAQHITYVHQHSRQPPAQFEPLDMKLMRRYIAMCREKQPAVPESLADYITAAYVEMRREAWASKDATYTSARTLLAILRLSTALARLRMVDTVEKEDVNEAIRLMEMSKDSLLGDKGQTARTQRPADVIFATVRELVSEGQSVRFSEAEQRCISRGFTPAQFQAALDEYEELNVWQVNTARTRITFV is encoded by the exons ATGTACGTAGACCTAGATGACATTGCTGAGGATGACCCTGAGCTGGTGGACTCAATTTGTGAGAACACCAAGCGCTATGCCAGGCTCTTCGCTGATGCTGTTCAAGAGCTGCTGCCTCAATAcaaggagagggag gTAGTAAATAAAGATGTTCTGGATGTTTACATTGAGCACCGGCTAATGATGGAACAGCGGAGCCGTGACCCGGGGGCAGCCCGAAGCCCTCAAAACCAGTACCCTCCTGAGCTCATGCGCAGATT TGAGCTGTATTTTCAAGGCCCCAGCAGTAGCAAGCCTCGTGTGATCCGGGAAGTACGGGCTGACTCTGTGGGGAAACTAGTAACAGTGCGTGGAATTGTCACTCGTGTCTCTGAAGTCAAACCAAGAATGGTGGTGGCCACTTACACTTGCGACCAGTGCGGGGCGGAAACCTACCAGCCG ATCCAATCTCCTACTTTCATGCCTCTGATCATGTGCCCGAGTCAGGAGTGCCAGACCAACCGCTCGGGAGGCCGACTGTACCTCCAGACTCGTGGCTCCAAATTCAtcaaattccaggagatgaagATGCAGGAACAT AGCGACCAAGTGCCAGTGGGAAACATCCCTCGCAGCATCACGGTGCTGGTAGAAGGAGAGAACACAAGGATTGCCCAGCCTGGGGACCATGTCAGCGTTACCGGCATCTTCCTGCCGATCCTGCGCGCTGGGTTCCGACAGATGGTCCAG GGTTTACTCTCAGAAACTTACCTGGAAGCCCATCGGattgtgaaaatgagtaagaGTGAGGAGGATGAGTCTGCGGCCGGAGAGCTGAGCAGGGAGGAGCTGAGGCAAATCGCAG AGGAGGATTTCTATGAAAAGTTGGCGGCCTCCATCGCCCCAGAGATATACGGGCACGAAGATGTGAAGAAGGCATTGCTGCTCCTGCTTGTGGGAGGGGTGGACCAGTCTCCTCGAGGCATGAAAATCAGGG gcAACATCAACATCTGCCTGATGGGGGACCCTGGTGTGGCCAAGTCTCAGCTCCTGTCTTACATTGACCGCCTGGCCCCCCGCA GCCAGTACACGACAGGCCGTGGCTCCTCCGGGGTGGGCCTCACGGCAGCTGTGCTGAGAGACTCTGTGAGTGGCGAGCTGACCTTGGAGGGCGGGGCCCTGGTGCTGGCCGACCAGGGAGTGTGCTGCATTGACGAGTTTGACAAGATGGCAGAGGCCGACCGCACGGCCATCCATGAGGTCATGGAGCAGCAGACCATCTCCATCGCCAAGGCGGGCATTCTCACGACGCTCAATGCCCGCTGCTCCATCCTGGCTGCCGCCAACCCTGCCTACGGCCGCTACAACCCTCGCCGCAGCCTGGAGCAAAATATACAGCTTCCTGCAGCATTGCTTTCCAGATTTGACCTCCTCTGGCTGATCCAGGACCGGCCCGACCGAGACAATGACCTGAG GTTGGCCCAGCACATCACCTACGTGCACCAGCACAGCCGGCAGCCCCCCGCCCAGTTTGAGCCTTTGGACATGAAACTGATGAG GCGGTACATAGCTATGTGCCGGGAGAAGCAGCCCGCGGTGCCAGAGTCTCTGGCCGACTACATCACGGCGGCGTACGTGGAGATGAGGCGAGAGGCTTGGGCCAGTAAGGACGCCACCTACACTTCGGCCCGGACTCTGCTGGCTATCCTGCGACTATCCACCGCTCTG GCACGTCTGCGAATGGTGGACACTGTGGAGAAGGAAGATGTGAATGAAGCCATACGGCTGATGGAGATGTCCAAGGACTCACTGCTGGGTGACAAGGGGCAGACAGCTAG gacccagagaccagcAGATGTGATATTTGCCACAGTCCGTGAGTTGGTCTCGGAGGGCCAGAGTGTCCGGTTTTCCGAGGCAGAGCAGCGCTGCATCTCTCGTGGCTTCACACCTGCTCAGTTCCAGGCGGCCCTGGATGAGTATGAGGAGCTCAACGTCTGGCAGGTCAACACTGCCCGGACACGGATCACTTTTGTGTGA